In Vigna radiata var. radiata cultivar VC1973A chromosome 3, Vradiata_ver6, whole genome shotgun sequence, the following proteins share a genomic window:
- the LOC106757307 gene encoding transcription factor MYB41 produces MGRQPCCDKVGLKKGPWTAEEDKKLINFILTNGQCCWRAVPKLAGLLRCGKSCRLRWTNYLRPDLKRGLLSEYEEKMVIDLHAQLGNRWSKIASHLPGRTDNEIKNHWNTHIKKKLKKMGIDPVTHKSLSITTEQSQPNPPLQEPQDQQQAIQVEEDPKFEPENGQNKEPEKAETSFDLSTITEEAKEEDQIMIPLFESIMNELFTDEVPIIEPSEILVPSATSASPTTTSSSTSSSSYSNSPNFFEDLLLPDFDWSDDYNDTKIDNNNSSVALWDDDLIRSWNMLINDDSDADRKQVFDTSANQYPRLIMDSESWAYGLL; encoded by the exons ATGGGAAGACAACCTTGCTGTGACAAAGTGGGGTTGAAGAAGGGGCCATGGACTGCAGAGGAGGATAAGAAACTCATCAACTTCATCCTTACCAATGGCCAATGTTGCTGGAGAGCTGTCCCTAAACTAGCAG GGCTCTTAAGGTGTGGCAAAAGTTGCAGGCTCAGATGGACAAATTACCTCAGGCCAGACCTCAAGAGAGGCCTTTTATCAGAATATGAAGAGAAAATGGTCATTGATCTCCATGCTCAACTTGGCAATAG GTGGTCTAAGATTGCTTCTCATCTTCCAGGAAGAACTGATAATGAGATCAAGAATCACTGGAACACTCACATAAAGAAAAAGCTCAAGAAAATGGGAATCGATCCTGTTACCCACAAGTCACTTTCCATTACAACTGAGCAAAGCCAACCCAATCCGCCATTGCAAGAACCACAAGATCAGCAACAAGCTATCCAAGTTGAGGAAGACCCAAAATTTGAGCCTGAAAATGGGCAAAACAAGGAGCCAGAGAAGGCAGAGACTTCATTTGATCTATCAACCATCACCGAAGAAGCTAAGGAGGAAGACCAAATCATGATACCCCTTTTTGAATCGATAATGAATGAGTTGTTCACTGATGAAGTTCCCATCATAGAGCCCAGTGAGATATTAGTTCCGTCTGCTACTTCCGCTTCACCAACCACTACATCATCTTCAACGTCATCGTCTTCTTATTCAAATTCCCCCAACTTCTTTGAAGACCTGCTGCTCCCAGATTTTGACTGGTCCGATGATTACAATGATACTAAGATTGACAACAACAATAGCAGTGTGGCCTTGTGGGATGATGACTTGATTAGAAGTTGGAATATGCTTATTAATGATGATAGCGATGCTGACAGAAAGCAAGTGTTTGACACTTCTGCTAATCAGTACCCAAGACTCATCATGGATTCAGAATCTTGGGCATACGGGTTGCTTtga
- the LOC106756821 gene encoding glucan endo-1,3-beta-glucosidase 2, translated as MAKHFLLLLLAVYVAAIDEEPFIGVNIGRDLSDMPHPTQVVALLKAQQIRHVRLYDADQAMLIALANTGIRVAVSVPNEEILAIGQSNTTAAKWVSRNVVAHYPATNITSICVGSEVLTALPNAAKVLVSALKFIHSALLASNLDHQIKVSTPLSSSMILDSFPPSQAFFNRSLNPVLVPMFDFLQSTGSYLMLNTYPYYDYMKSDGVFPLDYALFKPLPPNKEVIDSNTLLHYSNVFDSVIDAAYFAMAFLNYTNIPVVVSETGWPSKGDSNEPDATVENANTYNSNLIKHVLNVTGTPKHPGIGVSTYIYELYNEDAKAGSLSEKNWGLFDANGKPIYVLRLTESGGVLANDTTNQTYCVAKDGADPKMLQAGIDWACGPGKVDCSPLLQGQLCYEPDNVVAHANYAFDTYYHQMGKSPQSCDFNDMATISTTNPSHGSCVFPGSLGKNGTFPNVTLSSMNSTNSDSSAWNLHHGVRSPVMMIVLLLLMGVVWL; from the exons ATGGCCAagcactttcttcttcttcttcttgcagTGTATGTGGCTGCAATTGATGAAG AACCATTCATTGGGGTGAACATTGGAAGAGATCTCTCAGATATGCCTCACCCCACTCAAGTAGTGGCACTACTTAAAGCTCAGCAAATTCGACATGTTAGATTGTATGATGCTGACCAAGCAATGCTCATTGCCCTTGCAAACACAGGAATACGAGTTGCTGTGTCTGTTCCTAATGAAGAGATCCTAGCAATTGGTCAATCGAACACTACAGCTGCTAAGTGGGTTTCGCGTAATGTGGTGGCTCATTACCCTGCCACTAACATAACATCTATCTGTGTTGGTTCTGAGGTTTTAACTGCCCTCCCCAATGCGGCAAAAGTGCTTGTCAGTGCCCTTAAGTTCATTCATTCGGCCCTTCTGGCGTCAAATCTTGATCACCAAATTAAAGTTTCAACACCCCTTTCCTCTTCCATGATCCTTGACTCATTTCCACCTTCACAAGCCTTCTTCAACCGCTCGCTGAATCCAGTCTTGGTTCCAATGTTTGATTTCTTGCAAAGCACTGGTTCTTATCTAATGCTCAACACCTACCCTTACTATGATTATATGAAGTCAGATGGTGTGTTCCCGTTGGACTATGCACTCTTCAAACCCCTCCCTCCAAACAAAGAAGTCATCGATTCTAACACTCTTCTCCACTACTCCAACGTGTTTGATTCTGTGATTGATGCAGCATACTTTGCCATGGCTTTTCTCAACTACACTAACATTCCCGTGGTGGTGAGTGAAACAGGTTGGCCCTCAAAAGGTGACTCTAATGAACCAGATGCAACAGTAGAAAATGCCAACACTTACAACAGCAATTTGATCAAGCATGTGCTTAACGTAACTGGAACTCCCAAACACCCCGGCATTGGTGTTAGTACTTACATCTATGAACTCTACAATGAGGATGCAAAGGCAGGTTCATTGTCTGAGAAGAACTGGGGTTTGTTTGACGCAAATGGGAAACCTATTTATGTTTTACGGTTAACAGAATCAGGAGGAGTGCTAGCAAATGACACCACCAATCAAACTTACTGTGTTGCAAAAGATGGTGCTGATCCCAAGATGCTGCAAGCTGGAATAGATTGGGCATGTGGACCTGGCAAGGTGGATTGCTCTCCTTTGCTGCAGGGACAACTATGTTATGAACCAGACAACGTAGTTGCACATGCAAATTATGCTTTTGACACTTACTATCATCAGATGGGAAAGTCTCCTCAGTCTTGTGATTTCAATGACATGGCTACAATCTCCACCACCAATCCTA GTCATGGATCGTGTGTGTTTCCAGGAAG TCTTGGCAAAAATGGAACCTTCCCTAACGTCACATTATCATCGATGAATTCCACAAATTCAGATTCTTCTGCCTGGAATCTACATCATGGTGTCAGAAGCCCTGTAATGATGATAGTACTTCTTCTGCTCATGGGAGTGGTTTGGCTATAA